A stretch of Geomonas oryzisoli DNA encodes these proteins:
- a CDS encoding response regulator yields the protein MQTTKIILADDHALIRECLIAMLEKCPGLEIVAQAASGMEAVRLAYDLQPDLVLMDLVMPDGNGIEASRCILSAFPDMKVLVLSMYGDARSVRQALDAGARGFLVKSCPSDEIVEAIRIVSDNGFYLSSHVQGVLEHELQTAAGKLPLTSREEEVLVLMAQGKTSREIAVLLQISPKTVETHRMHLMKKLNLTSIASLTKYAIREGLLPLD from the coding sequence ATGCAGACTACAAAAATCATCCTTGCCGACGACCACGCGCTGATCCGGGAATGCCTGATCGCGATGCTTGAGAAATGCCCAGGATTGGAAATCGTGGCCCAGGCTGCGAGCGGAATGGAGGCCGTGCGGCTCGCCTACGACCTGCAACCGGACCTTGTCCTGATGGACCTGGTGATGCCCGACGGTAACGGCATCGAAGCGAGCCGCTGCATCCTGAGCGCCTTCCCGGACATGAAGGTGCTGGTCCTCTCCATGTACGGCGATGCGCGCTCGGTGCGACAGGCCCTGGATGCCGGCGCGCGCGGGTTCCTGGTCAAAAGCTGCCCGTCCGACGAGATCGTCGAAGCCATCCGCATCGTTTCCGACAACGGTTTCTATCTGAGCTCCCACGTGCAGGGGGTCCTGGAGCACGAGCTTCAGACCGCAGCAGGGAAACTGCCGCTCACCTCGCGCGAGGAGGAGGTGCTGGTGCTGATGGCCCAAGGCAAGACCTCCCGGGAGATCGCCGTCCTGCTCCAGATCAGTCCCAAGACCGTAGAAACCCACCGCATGCACCTCATGAAAAAGCTGAACCTCACCAGTATCGCCAGCCTCACCAAGTACGCCATCAGGGAAGGCCTGCTGCCGCTCGATTGA